Proteins encoded together in one Microplitis mediator isolate UGA2020A chromosome 7, iyMicMedi2.1, whole genome shotgun sequence window:
- the LOC130672132 gene encoding dnaJ homolog dnj-5, translating into MAERQQSPGESKRMSLDKIIDAMTADLKSPSENYVQFGATQSQTTPTWGNYLTSNSINYSTTNQSPPISHQIHQTQNILPVNSVPPPMYMQDVPRYNTNNIGDPVYFSPQTVNHLGINESNDLIRTIDVGGGNYINVIYGNGPVIVSDQCQVNNLSGFNGHQSRDREYGLFNEPRVPVQANNCHQNTNGKQLIDNLVGNWVPNQSGTYSPFGSSPNVTQIQSPINIGTEHTKEPEEIPKSGHDLQPKKPRIVAEVKPMRPSYSSVLTKSAPAPSSPLNILSTKTQSDNGLKKPTGKNSKSKNKIGSLKRQNSSGSDDHGSPKIQVPKKSIDNKNNQNLSRRWVSLDNLEIHSESHEIDGFSRSDQFEKRKSLKTSKKNDKDETLNNNKLQNGNVKSAGSIQKRPIQINNNLNNSFCNFNQATMTEKIDKNQQLNNNNNNSSNNINNSNGKGSKDDKKLIKDKNSKRFHAEKAQQIKKGQKYRKRDNRDFPIKDFCKNLNKYASRWCKLFIKICTWLLHLISDVVSMSTNLVIQFIKCMWCHTVLYLKYSWAYIVSTFPKIRFLNAIGKRLDSLIGNSKFAFWRRIKSNNKKLDREENTNWIPGRLETNISLPSTGEEAMKRLLACKGKDPYSILGVTPTCSDDDIKKYYKRQAFLVHPDKNSQPGAEEAFKILVHAFDIIGEPERRQAFDQSRQVEAAWGELSDLLSQLHRKMEQAANTIRCTNCGSRHKRIPTQRPCYAARFCSQCKIRHSAKEGDIWAESRVMGFLWHYYACMEGAVYDVTDWAACQAGNLKHLRANTHCVQYRIVLGQRPSTQSPSSGNKKRQHMDSNATDADFEDFLNNLYTHNKSGTSTTTTEQPTTKSDNRRRKTKRK; encoded by the exons ATGGCGGAACGGCAACAATCGCCTGGTGAATCAAAACGTATGTCATTGGATAAAATAATAGACGCAATGACTGCGGATTTGAAAAGTCCAAGTGAAAATTACGTACAATTTGGCGCAACGCAATCACAGACGACTCCAACATGGGGAAACTATTTGACAAGTAATAGTATAAATTATTCTACAACAAATCAATCGCCACCGATATCGCACCAGATTCATCAGACCCAAAATATTTTACCAGTTAATTCTGTGCCACCACCAATGTATATGCAAGATGTACCGAGATATAACACCAATAATATCGGAGATCCCGTTTACTTTTCACCCCAGACAGTTAATCATCTGGGAATAAATGAAAGCAATGATTTGATTAGGACGATTGACGTTGGCGGTGGCAATTACATCAACGTAATCTACGGTAATGGACCAGTAATTGTATCAGACCAATGTCAAGTTAATAATTTGTCTGGTTTCAATGGTCACCAGAGCAGAGATCGTGAGTATGGACTTTTTAATGAGCCGCGAGTACCAGTTCAGGCTAACAACTGTCATCAGAACACAAATGGCAAACAACTTATTGATAATCTGGTTGGTAACTGGGTACCCAATCAATCTGGTACTTATAGTCCATTCGGTAGCTCACCGAATGTCACTCAAATTCAAAGTCCAATTAATATTGGGACTGAGCATACGAAAGAACCTGAAGAAATACCCAAGAGTGGACATGATTTGCAACCGAAAAAACCGAGGATTGTCGCTGAAGTCAAACCAATGAGACCTTCATACTCTTCTGTTCTCACTAAATCAGCTCCGGCGCCTTCATCGCCTCTAAATATACTGAGCACTAAAACACAATCAGATAATGGACTTAAAAAACCAACTggtaaaaattctaaaagtaaaaataaaatcggaTCATTGAAACGTCAAAATTCATCGGGGAGTGACGATCATGGGTCACCGAAAATTCAAGTTcccaaaaaatcaattgataataaaaacaatcaaaATTTATCCCGCCGTTGGGTTTCACTAGACAATCTTGAAATTCACAGTGAATCTCATGAAATTGATGGATTCAGTCGATCagatcaatttgaaaaacgtAAAAGTCTAAagacatcgaaaaaaaatgataaggatgaaactttgaataataataaattacaaaatggAAATGTTAAATCAGCTGGTAGTATACAAAAACGTCCAAttcagataaataataatcttaataattcattttgtaattttaatcaagCGACGATGacagaaaaaattgataagaatCAGCAgctcaataataataataacaatagtagtaataatataaataacagCAATGGGAAAGGTAGtaaagatgataaaaaattgataaaagataaaaattcaaaacgtTTTCACGCAGAGAAAGctcagcaaataaaaaaaggtcAGAAATATCGTAAACGAGATAATCGTGATTTTCCGATAAaagatttttgtaaaaatttaaataaatatgcaaGTCGTtggtgtaaattatttataaaaatttgtacatGGTTACTACATCTTATTTCGGATGTAGTGAGTATGAGTACAAATCTTgtgattcaatttattaaatgcaTGTGGTGTCACActgtattatatttaaaatactcgtGGGCTTATATAGTATCAACATTTccgaaaatacgttttttaAATGCCATAGGAAAACGACTAGACAGTTTGATTGGTAATAGTAAATTTGCATTTTGGCGGCgtattaaaagtaataataaaaaattagatagAGAAGAAAATACAAATTGGATACCAGGTAGATTGGAGACAAATATATCACTGCCGAGTACTGGAGAAGAAGCTATGAAAAGATTGCTGGCTTGTAAAGGAAAGGATCCTTACAGTATACTGGGAGTCACGCCGACATGTTCTGATGatgatattaaaaagtattataaaCGTCAGGCCTTTTTAGTTCATCCGGATAAAAATAGTCAACCAGGTGCTGAAGAAGCATTTAAAATTCTTGTTCATGCTTTCGACATTATAGGCGAACCC GAACGAAGACAAGCATTCGATCAGTCTAGGCAAGTTGAAGCAGCTTGGGGTGAATTAAGTGATTTATTGTCTCAATTACATCGAAAAATGGAACAAGCAGCAAATACAATAAGATGTACAAATTGTGGATCGAGGCACAAACGGATTCCGACTCAGAGACCTTGTTATGCAGCAAGATTTTGTAGTCAGTGTAAAATTCGTCACAGTGCTAAAGAA ggAGATATTTGGGCAGAATCACGAGTTATGGGGTTTTTATGGCATTATTACGCTTGTATGGAAGGAGCTGTTTATGATGTCACTGATTGGGCTGCTTGTCAAGCTGGTAATCTAAAACATTTACGGGCGAATACGCATTGTGTTCAATATCGAATCGTTTTGGGACAACGGCCGTCGACTCAGTCACCCAGCAGTGGTAATAAAAAGCGACAACATATGGATTCCAATGCAAC tgacGCTGATTTTGaagactttttaaataatttgtacaCACACAATAAATCGGGAACGTCGACTACTACAACAGAACAGCCGACCACAAAAAGTGATAATCGTCGACGTAAAACAAAACgcaaataa
- the LOC130672137 gene encoding DNA polymerase epsilon subunit 4, with product MESPESSEQSNVEERLNISAELTDEQETPEEPESVPVVDEETKEKLLKLPLGRVKIIAKTDPDVNLINQEAMFLITKSTELFIDSIAKEAYKYTVQARKKTVQKKDLQQAIDNIDALAFLEGMLEQWT from the exons ATGGAAAGTCCAGAAAGTTCAGAACAATCGAATGTAGAAGAACGACTAAATATTTCAGCAGAATTGACAGATGAACAAGAAACTCCAGAAGAACCTGAAAGTGTTCCAGTAGTTGATGAAgagacaaaagaaaaattactaaaattaccTCTTGGaagagttaaaataattgctAAAACAGACCCagatgttaatttaataaatcaggAGGCCATGTTCCTCATTACTAAATCAACG gaatTATTCATTGATTCGATAGCCAAAGAAGCTTATAAATATACCGTTCaggcaagaaaaaaaacagttcaaaaaaaagatttgcAACAGGCTATTGATAATATTGATGCGCTTGCATTTTTAGAGGGAATGTTGGAACAGTGgacgtaa